One Coriobacteriia bacterium genomic window, ACGCCGGGAATGAGTGCCGCCGCAGGCGCGGATCTTCCCGAGCTGTCGTGGGCACTGCGCTCTCACCCCGGAGCCGTCCGCGCGGACAACGAGGACTTCGTCGGCGCATACGCCCCCTATGTGATCGAGGATCACGGGCCCTGCTTCGTCGTCTGCGACGGCATGGGCGGCCACGCGGCGGGTGAAGTCGCAAGCCGAATGGCCGTCGAGCAGCTGCTCACGACGTGGACCACGGCTGCTCCTTCGCCCACCCAGTCGGCGATCCGCTCGGCGATTCGGCAAGCGAACCAGGCGGTGTTCGCGGCCTCGCTCGACATCGAGACGCGCGGCATGGGCACTACGTGCACGGCGCTGGCACTCTCAGGACACGAGGGGTTCATCGGGCACGTGGGCGACTCGCGCGCCTACCTCGTCCACAAAGGTCAGTGCACGCAGCTGACCGCCGACCACTCCAAGGTTGGCGACATGCTGCGGATGCGCCTCATCACTCCCGAGCAGGCCGCCAAGCACCCCGCGCGCTCGCAGCTCACTCGCAGCCTTGGGGGAGCTCCGGGTGTCCAGGTCGACATCGTCCGGACTGCCATCCACAAGGGCGACGCGTTCGTGCTGTGCTGTGACGGCGTCTGGGACCTGGTCTCTCGGCAGGAGATCGCGCAGACATGTGCGCTTCCCGACGTCTCCGAGGTCGCCGAGCGGCTTATCGCGCTCACGCTCGAGCGGGGCGCACACGACAACGTCTCCGTCCTTGTCGTCCGGGTGACCGGCGACATCCCCCAGCTCGCGGCCGATCAGGGCCGCGGCGGCGGGATGGGCTTCCTGCAGCGGCTCGGCCTCGTGCGAGGCCCCGCGAAGGTCGACGTCATCGAGGATGAAGAGCCGGCCTAGCCCGAGGCCGGCTTCAACTGGCAGGACGCTCAGCACGTCACGCTCCAGTCGGCTTCGACTTGGACGGGCCTTGTCGTCGTGATGCTAGGCGGCGGAATCATCCAGTTCGGGCCGATGTTGGT contains:
- a CDS encoding protein phosphatase 2C domain-containing protein, yielding TPGMSAAAGADLPELSWALRSHPGAVRADNEDFVGAYAPYVIEDHGPCFVVCDGMGGHAAGEVASRMAVEQLLTTWTTAAPSPTQSAIRSAIRQANQAVFAASLDIETRGMGTTCTALALSGHEGFIGHVGDSRAYLVHKGQCTQLTADHSKVGDMLRMRLITPEQAAKHPARSQLTRSLGGAPGVQVDIVRTAIHKGDAFVLCCDGVWDLVSRQEIAQTCALPDVSEVAERLIALTLERGAHDNVSVLVVRVTGDIPQLAADQGRGGGMGFLQRLGLVRGPAKVDVIEDEEPA